Genomic window (Thermanaeromonas sp. C210):
GTACGGCCCAGGTAAGCGGAGAGGACTGCTCCGGCCAAGATGAGAAGGAGGCTCAGGTGAAGGAGGACGGAGCCCCGGCCCTTCCAGCCCGTGAGTTTCTTCCACCGCCGAAGGGAGCATAGTAAAAGGCTCAGGCCCAGGAGCGAAACCAGGGTGAGGAACCACCAGCTTCGATACACATGATCAAGGGACAGGAGCAGAATGAAACTTCCCCCGGCCTCGCCGTAGTGGGCGCGGTAGAATAACGGAGGTTGACCCTGGGGGATAAGGGTGCCCAGGGAAGCCGCGGCCCCCAGGAAAAGCAAGAGGGAAAGGGCCGATTTCATGGAAGAAAGGAAGCGCAAATCCCATCACCCATTAGGCAGAGTATTCAAGACAGAGTATATACCTTACCGGGACCTCCGGTCAAACCGTTTCCCACCTGACGTATCACCACTTTCCAGCTTAGGCCTGCTTGGCTTTCGCTCGCTCCAAAAACCCTCGCGGGCCAAACTATCCCTTCACTTAGTCTCAGAGCTTAAGGCTGAGGCGGACTACCCGGCAGAATTTAAGCATCCTGTCTCAGCTGCCGGCCTCGGCCGTCCGTGGCCTCGGGTCCGCCTCTGCTTTGCCACCTGGCGCACCCCGTACTTTTTGGCCGGGCATGATTTAGCTGCCCTTCCCGCCGGCGCAAGCACCGGCCAGGGCAGTAGCGGTCTACGGGTACCGGCCAACAGCTATCAGGCGTGCCCCCGGGCTCTACGGCCGCCCCAGGGCCGCCTTCGGGCGGCGCCACCTTCCGCGGCCGTGGCCCGATATCGTTCTGGTGCCGTCCCCTTCTTTGAATATAACAAAAAAATTAGGGAACTACAGCAGGAATTCCCCCGGAAATAGCGAATAAAATTTTATAAATAACAGAAGTAGTTCTAGGAAGAACGAAAATGGCGGCTCAGTCATTGTGAAAGAAGGCATGAATCTGTTTATTCGGAGCTAAAGGATGGGTATCGGTGAATCTCCATAGTATTTTAACCGGTAAAAGAGATGCGATTCTAAATAAATGGTATGAGCGGGTCTTGCAGACCTATCCTGCGGAAACCGCCCGGTTTTTAAAAGAAGAAAAGGACCGGTTTGCCAATCCCGTAGGACACGCTATCTACGAGGGACTGGAGGGCCTCTATGGAGAACTGCTCCGGGGTCTGCAAGCGGAGCGGGTCTACCCCTGGCTGGATAAGATCCTTCGAATACGGGCGGTACAGGATTTTGCCCCTTCCCAGGCCGTAGCCTTCGCCTTCCTTTTGAAGCAGGTGGTCCGGGAGGAAATGGCGGCCGAACTGGGAGAAGGAGAACTGCCCTGGAGGGAACTGCTGGAATTCGAGTCCCGGGTCGATGAGCTGGCGGCCCTGGCCTTTGACGGGTACATGAAGTGCCGCGAGGAGCTCTTTGCCATCAGGGTCAAGGAGATAAAAAACCGGACGTCCCGCCTGTTGCAGAGGGCCAATTTAGGTGTAAATCTTTTTGAGTAAGAGGGTGTGAATATGGCTTCGCTCCCCGAACCGGAGGAACTGGTCAGGATTAATTATAATCCTCCCCGAAGGGGTTGGATGGACAGTCCTGTGGAATTCAAGCGGGGCACCTGGCTCTATGCCGCCAAGCCCCGTCACCTGGAAGCGTTGGGACTGCCCAACCCGAGGGAGTGGTCCCCGGAGGAGGAGGACTGGAAGCTACCGCCAAATTGGCGGGAGATTGTTCTAGAAGGCTTTAAGGAGCGCCTGGAGAAATTCCGGTCCCTGAAGCTGTTCATGGATATATGCAGTCGGTGTGGCGCGTGCGCCGATAAGTGTCATTTCTTTATCGGTACCGGGGATCCGCGAAACATGCCCGTCCTGAGGGCGGAGCTCCTGCGGAGCGTTTACCGGCGCTATTTCACCTGGAGCGGCAGGATGACGGGTAAGTTGGTGGGGGCCCGGGACCTGACGGAAGGGGTTATAAAAGAGTGGTTCTACTATTTTTACCAGTGCACGGAGTGCCGCCGCTGTTCCCTCTTCTGCCCCTTCGGCATCGACACGGCCGAGATCACCATGATAGGCAGGGAGCTCCTGGGCCTGCTGGGCATTTACCCCGACTGGATAATCGCACCCGTGGCCAATTGCTACCGGGTGGGCAACCACGTGGGTATTGAGCCCCATGCCTTCCGGGATATGGTCGACTTCTGTGTGGACGAGATAGAAAACGTGACGGGCATTCGGGTAGAGCCTACTTTCAACCGCAAGGGAGCCGAGATCCTCTTCATAGCTCCTTCGGGCGACGTTTTTGCCGATCCCGGGATTTACACCTTTATGGGCTATCTTATGCTCTTCCACGAAATCGGCCTGGATTATACCCTGAGCACTTATGCCTCTGAAGGAGGCAACTTCGGTCTTTTCACTTCCCATGAGGTAATGAAGAGGCTCAATGCCAAAATGTACGACGAAGCCCGGAGACTGGGGGTGAAATGGATCCTTGGCGGGGAATGCGGCCACATGTGGCGGGTCATTCACCAGTATATGGATACCATGAACGGTCCGGCGGACTTCCTGGAGGAACCCGTCTCTCCTATAACGGGGACCAGGTTTGAGAACGCCCGCTCTACCAAGATGGTCCATATATGTGAGTTCACCGCCGACCTGATCCGCCACGGCAAGATTCAACTGGATCCCAGCCGTAACGATGGGTTCAAAGTTACTTTCCACGATTCCTGCAACCCGGCGCGGGCCATGGGCTTCTTTGAGGAGCCGCGGTATATCCTGCGGAAGGTCTGCAACCATTTCTATGAAATGCCGGAAAACACCATCCGGGAACAGACCTTCTGCTGCGGCAGCGGAGGGGGCTTGAACGCCGATGAGAATATGGAAATGCGCATGCGCGGAGGGTTCCCGCGGGCCAATGCCGTGAGCTACGTCCGGGAAAAGCACGGGGTAAATCTCCTGGCCTGCATATGCGCCATTGACCGGGCCGTATTGCCGGCCTTGATGGATTACTGGGTCCCGGGGGTCGGCGTTGCCGGCGTCCATGAGCTCGTGGGGAACGCCCTGGTCATGAAGGGTGAGGCCGAGCGAACAACCACTCTGCGGGGAGAACCTTTAAAGGGAAGTGCGGAGGATGAAAATACCTGATATCCGTTACATCGTCACCGGCGCGGTTGTCTTCCTGGTGGTAATGACCTTCCCCTTCTGGTACAACATAGGGAAGGCGGCTTCCGCGCCGGAGGTCAGCCTGGATACTCCCAGAATCCGGCAGATGGCCGAGCCGCAGTGTGTTGAACCCGCTTCTTATATGAGGGCCAACCACATGCGGCTCCTGGAAGAATGGCGCGAACGGGTAGTCCGCCAGGGTGAGAGGATCTATGTGGCGGGCGACGGGAAGGAGTACTTAATGAGCCTGCAGAACACCTGCCTGGACTGCCATTCCAACTATGACGAGTTCTGCGCCCGGTGCCATGACTATGCCGGGGTAGCCCCCGATTGCTGGACGTGCCATCTTGATTTTCCAAGGGAGAGTAAATAATGAGGACCGGCAGGCGGAGCTTTTTGAAAATCGGCGCGGTGGGTGGATTAGGCCTGGTACTGCTCCCGGCCGTTAAAGGGTTCGCCGGTAGCGGGGAACCCCGGGATTCGGCGAGGGCCGGATCTACGGCGGGTAGGAAATGGGCCATGGTCGTTGACATGCAGAAGTGCTGGGAGCGGGGGAAGGGATGCCGGGACTGCATTCTGGCGTGCCACCGCACCCACAACGTGCCGGAGATTCCTGACCCCGAGGAAGAGGTCAAGTGGGTGTGGACCGAAAGGTTTGAACATGCCTTTCCAGAGCAGGCCCACGAGTACCTTGCTGAACACCTGAGGGATAACCCCTTCCTGGTTCTGTGCAACCATTGCGAAAACCCGCCCTGCGTGAGGGTGTGTCCCACTAAGGCCACCTTCAAGCGCGACGACGGACTGGTTATGATGGACTACCACCGGTGCCTGGGCTGCCGGTATTGCATGGCGGCCTGCCCGTATGGCGCCCGAAGCTTCAACTTTCGCGACCCACGCCCGTATCTCCGGGAATTGAATCCGGCCTTTCCTACCAGGGAAAAGGGTGTGGTGGAGAAATGCAATTTCTGTGCCGAAAGGCTGGAAGAGGGCCTGCTGCCTGCCTGTGTGGAAGGGTGCCCGGCGAAGGCCCTGGTCTTCGGCGACCTGGACGATCCGGGCTCTGAAGTGAGGCGGATACTCGCCGGCAGCTATACCATAGTGCGGAAACCCGAACTGGGTACGAGGCCTAAAGTCTACTATGTGATTAATCCCGGTGCAGGGAACAGCGGAGGACGATAAGCATGCTGGCCAAGGCTCTTACGGGCAGCAACCGCTATTGGGGATGGATAGCTCTACTACTGGTCGTAATGGGTGTAGGGTTCCTCTGCTATTTTTGGCAGCTCAGGGAGGGCCTCACCGTTACGGGCATGAGCAGGGATGTTTCTTGGGGCCTGTATATCGGGCAGTTTACTTTCCTGGTGGGGGTAGCGGCTTCCGCCGTAATGCTGGTGCTGCCCTACTACCTTCACAACGTAAAAGAATTCGGCCGGATCACCGTTTTGGGAGAATTCCTGGCCGTGGCAGCCATCATTATGTGCCTGCTCTTTGTCATAGTGGACCTCGGGAAGCCCATGAGACTTTTAAACATGATATTGTATCCCACACCCAATTCCCTTCTTTTCTGGGACATGGTGGTGCTGAACGGATATCTTCTTCTCAATATTATAATTGGCTGGCATGTTTTAGAAGCCGAATACAAGGCAGTGCCTCCCCCTGGATGGTTGAAGCCCCTGATTTATCTTTCCATACCCTGGGCGGTGAGCATCCATACGGTGACGGCCTTCCTCTATGCCGGTCTTCCCGGAAGGCATTACTGGCTTACCGCCCTGATGGCGGCGCGCTTCCTGGCTTCGGCTTTTGCTTCCGGGCCGGCCCTTCTTATCCTCCTGTGTTACATCCTGAAAAAGTATGCCGGGTTCGACCCGGGTAGGGCTGCCGTGCAGAAACTGGCGGGCATCGTTACTTACGCCATGATCGTTACCGTATTTTTTGTGGGATTGGAGTTTTTCACGGCCTTTTACAGTCAGGTGCCCGGCCACGGTGTACAGAGTCTGCGGTATTTATATACCGGGCTTGAGGGGCACGGGGGAATGGTCCCCTTTATGTGGGTATTTGTCCTCCTTTCGGCCCTGGCCCTTGTTCTCCTTATAAACCCCGCTACCCGCGCCCGGGAAAAGACCCTGCTGGTGGCCTGTGCGGCCGTCTTCGGAGCTCTGTGGATTGAGAAGGGCTTGGGCCTCGTCATAGCCGGCTTTATCCCCAATCCCTTTGAGCGGGTCAGCGAATACGTGCCGACCCTGCCGGAGGTGCTAATCGCCCTGGGGGTATGGGCCACCGGATTGCTGGTCCTCACCGTCCTTTACCGGATAGTTGTGGCCGTCAAGAAAGAAACAGCCTTAGGAAACGAGGGGTAAGTTGCCATGGGAGTAGCCTTTTCGCTGGGGGTCGTTGCGGTTTTAATTCTGGCCATCACCCTGGCCGTGAAAGTACTGGGCCTCCAATTCTTGGTGGGCGCAGTGCTCCCATACGTTGCTGCGGCCGTCTTTCTTGGCGGGATGGCTTATCGCTTGCTGGGGTGGGGGCGGTCGCCCGTTCCCTTCCGGATACCTACCACCGGCGGGCAGCAGCGCTCCCTTCCCTGGATTAAGCCCAGCAGCCTGGATAATCCCTCCAGTACCGCCGGGGTTATAGGCCGCATGGCCCTGGAGATCCTGCTCTTTCGCTCCCTCTTTCGCAACACCAAGGCCGAGCTCCATGAGGGGCCGCATCTGGCCTACCACTGGGAGAAGTGGCTGTGGGTGGGCGCCCTGGTTTTTCACTGGTCCATGCTTTTGGTAGTCATCCGGCACCTGCGGTTCTTTACCGATCCCGTTCCCTCCTTCGTCTACTGGGTGGACGGGATCGATGGGTTCCTCCGGGTGGGACTACGCGCCCTTTATCTTACGGACATAACCTTTCTTTTGGGCGCTACTTACCTCTTGCTCCGCCGCTTCTTCATACCCCAGGTACGGTATATTTCCCTGCCGGGGGATTATGTACCCCTGCTTCTTCTTCTGGGCATTGGTATTTCCGGCGTTATCATGCGCTATTTCGTGGGGGTGGATGTGGCGGCCGTCAAGGAGCTGGCCATGGGAGTGCTGACCTTCCGGCCCCGCATTCCGGAAGGGATCGGGGTTCTCTTCTACGTCCACTGGGGGCTGGCGTGTGCGCTGCTGGCTTACTTTCCCTTCAGCAAGCTGGTGCACATGGGCGGCATTTTCCTCATGCCTACCCGCAACCTGCCTAACGACAGCCGGGCCAGGAGGCACGTGAACCCGTGGAATTATCCCGTGAAGGTCCACACCTATAAAGAGTATGAAGAAGAGTTCCGGGAAAAGATGAAATTGGCGGGCATCCCGGTGGAAAAAGAGTGACCGGGAGGAACGAACTCCTAGCCGGCCCCAGGAGGGCCGGTTTTAATTTGGACGCCGAAAGACATGCTTGGAAGGGATTTTTCCGGCCCCTTTCTTCCACGGCCGGCTTTTGTCTATTATACCCCCTCAGTAGGATAATTAGGGCTACTGGAGAATAAAATTCCTTTAAAAAGCAAAGTAGGGGAAGGGGAAAGGTTTGGTCAAAGCCCAGTTCGTGTGGGGAATCTTGTTGGGAGCGGTGTTAATACTGTCGGCCCTCTATCTTTTATTTCTCTTTTTACCGGCGCCCGTGCCGGCCCTGGTGGGTCAATATTTCAGTCCGGCCGAACTGGAGCGGGCCCGCCGGTACCAGCAGACGGTGCGCCTCCTCGGCCTGGCCGCCTATCTAACCAAGGCCGGGCTGCTATGGTGGCTCTGGTGGAGCGGCCAGGGGGCCTCCATGGCGCGGCTCGTGTTAAAGTGGTCCGGCCACCGGTACTGCCTGGCCCTCGCCCTCTTCTTTGGGGGGATTTGGCTTTTACTCAGGCTGGCCGAACTCCCCTTTACCTTCAGCAGCGGTTTTGTGGTGCAGCACCGGTGGGGCTTTTCCACGCAAGGGCTTCTTTCCTGGTGGCTGGACTATCTCAAGGGATCTGGGCTGGACTTGCTTTTCTCCGGCATAGGAACTCTCCTATTGTTCTGGTCCACCGCGCGCTGGCCGACGGGCTGGTGGGCGGCTGCGGGACTCTTTCTGGCCGCCTGGATGGTAATCGAAACCATGCTCTGGCCCGTTTTTGTGGCCCCCCTCTTTAACCGCTTTGAACCGGTGGCCGACGGGCCCATCAAAGATATGGTGGTTCGCCTGGCCGGCCGGGCGGGAATGGAGGTGGAGGAGGTGCTGGTGATGGACGCCAGCCGCCGGACTACCAAGGCCAACGCCTATTTTGCCGGCCTGGGCGGAACAAAGCGCATCGTCCTGTACGATACCCTATTAAAGAATTATCCCCCCGAAGAAATCGAGGCCGTGGTGGCCCATGAAATAGCCCACTGGGCGCGGGGTCACATCGTCCGGAGCCTGGTGTGGGGTATTGCGGGCGGTTTTGCTCTGTTTGGGGCTTTATACGCCGTACTGCGGATTTCGGCGCCGGGGGAAGCACTTCGCGGAGGGCCCTATGCCCCCCATATCCTGATTATCATATGGCTTTTCTTCCACCTCCTTTCCTTCCTCGCACTGCCGGTGCAAAATTCCCTTTCCCGACAGCTTGAGAGGGAGGCCGACCGGGTAGCCTTAGAGCTAACCGGTAACATCCCCGCCATGGTTCAACTTCACGTGGACCTGGCCCGCTGTAATCTGCAGGATGTGGCTCCGGCACCCTTTGTGGAGTGGTTGACCTATTCCCATCCCGCCCCCTGGCGCCGTATCGAGGCGGCTCTAAAGGCGTGGTAAGTACCGCAATACTTCTAGCCTGGAGTGCTAATTAGGCTCTATGTCAATAGTTGTGGGATTAGATTTTGGGGGCAGCATCCCAGAAACATTTTCTTGATGAAATGGGTACGATTGCCAAAGCCAAAACTTAAGCGTTTTAACATTTTAATTAAGGTGTTTTTACCTTCAATATAGCCATTAGTATACCGCCGACCTTGTTGAGTATATGTTACCAAATTTAATATTTCTGACCTCCAAGACTTGATAGTACGCGCCCATACCCGTCCTTCTGCATCTTCGGCGCATTCGGCATTTATGAGCCAACGGCTTAAGGCAGCTTGAGCCTCCTCTACCCGGTCCATCTTTAGGATCTGGCGCAAATCTTCCTTTAGCTGGTATAGTTCATAGAGGGACGGGTATTTATTTCTAATTTTTTCTAACGTCTCTCGTTGTCTGGGAGTAAGTCTCTCCTTAGCCTTAATCAAAGGTAGGCGAGGTATGTTCTCCTTGCTTGCTTCTTGTTCTACTTTCCGGGCTTCATTTAGGCGACGGTTGGCGTCCTGAATTACATGGAAGGGGTCTACTATTATCTTGGCTGAAGGAAAAACCGTTTTGATTAACTTCCGCCAAGAGTCTTTCATATCAATTACTACCGCCTCTACTTTCACCCCGGCTTCTTTGAGCCCCTCTAGATAAGCCCTTATAGTAGCCGTTCTCACGTCCTCTAAAATACTCAAAGGTCTCTTGTCCGGTGCTAACCTCCCTACTACGCATACAAAATCCTTCCCGCTAAAGGATAGCTCATCTAAGGTTAACACTACGGGCCCTTGAGTATCATCCCCGCGAAGACCGGGCTGGATATACTTGTCCACTATTCTTATAACCCTACCAGGAGTGAGGTTTAATATTTGGGCAGCACCGGTAAAGCTCATCCTCTGGGCATAATAAACTACTATCTGCACCCCTAATTTTGTAAATCTGGCCCAGGCGTTGGTACCCGGAGGACGAAGGGTATAAGTCTTCTTACAACGATAACACTTATACCGTACCGGCACCCAAGAGAGAATAACCCACCTCCCGTATAAAAAAGCATGACGAACTTTCCTTTCTTTGGGCTTCTTCTCCCTTCCCTTTAAAAAGCCATGTCTATGTAATTTGCCTTCGTTGCATGCCGGACATACGGCTGGAGGGTCTATGGTCACCCTTAACACAATATCTCCCTGGTCGCGAGGTGCTTCTAAAATAGTCTGTAGTATTTTCCCAAAATTCTCTTGTCCTTCAAGAGTGAACGTGTTAATCTTATGCATGGGGGCACTCCTTTCTTCTAGGGGCTTCTGGTTACTAACTTTAATTGGATGTGCCCCCGTCCTTTTCCTCCTTTTCTTCTAACTCACCCCCTCTTCCCCCTCTACTTAACCCTTTCCCACACTTTTTATTATAGAGCCTGCTAATTATTGACAAGGGAGCGCAAGTCAAGGTATAATGAAGGCAAATTTAGTCGGAAACCTCGTCACCGGCTATTGCGGCGACGAGGTTTAGTTTTGACGAGGAGTTGAGGCCTGTTTTGACCGGGAACGAGGTGCGGAAGAATTTCCTGAGCTTCTTCGCCTCCAAGGGCCATACCGTTGTTCCCAGTTCCCCGCTGGTACCCCACAACGATCCGACGTTACTTTTTACCAACGCCGGTATGGTTCAGTTTAAAGACGTTTTTTTAGGCCTGGACCGGCGTCCTTATAAGCGAGCTACCACCGCCCAGAAGTGTGTGCGGGCGGGGGGAAAACATAACGACCTGGATACCGTTGGACGGACGGCACGCCACCATACCTTTTTCGAGATGCTGGGCAATTTTTCCTTTGGAGATTATTTTAAGAAAGAAGCCATTGAATTTGCCTGGGAGTTCCTTACCCGGGTTCTGGAGCTCCCCCAAGAGCGCCTCTGGGCCACCGTTTACCAGGATGACGAAGAGGCCTTTAAGTTATGGCAGGAGATAGCCGGGCTCCCACCCGAGCGCATCATACGGATGGGAGAAAAGGACAATTTCTGGAGCATGGGGGACACCGGGCCGTGCGGCCCCTGCAGCGAAATTATTTATGATAGGGGTCCGGAGCACTCCTGTGGCGCGGAGGTTTGCGCCCTAGGGGTTTGTGATTGCGACCGCTGGCTGGAAATATGGAACCTCGTTTTTATGCAGTATGACCGCGATGCAGCAGGGAATCTGACACCGCTGCCGCGGCCCAGTATCGATACCGGCATGGGCCTGGAGCGGATAGCTTCGGTGTTGCAGGGGGTGGAGAGCAATTTCGATACCGACCTGATACGCCCCCTGATTACCGCAGTGGAAAAACTAAGCGGTCGACGCTACAGCCGCGGAGAAGAGGGATTTCCCTTTAGGGTTATCGCCGACCACGCACGGTCCTGCGCCTTTATTATTGCCGACGGTGTGCTGCCGGGCAACGAGGGCCGAAGCTATGTGCTTAGGCGGATTTTGCGCCGGGCTTCCCGCTTCGGCATGGTGCTGGGCTTGGAAGAGCCCTTCCTTTACCGCCTGGTTCCCGTGGTGGCCGAAATCATGAGCGAAGCCTACCCGGAATTGGCCGCCCGGGAGGGGGACCTCATGCGTATAATTCGCCAGGAAGAGGAGCGCTTTCACGCCACCCTCCATGAAGGGCTCAGGGTTCTGGGAGGTATTTTGGCCGGCGCCGAGAAGGAAGGCCGCCGGGAGGTCACCGGGCAGGAGGCCTTTGTCCTTTATGATACCTACGGATTTCCCCTCGACCTTACGGAAGAGATAGCAGGGGAGAGGGGCTTTAGCGTTGACCGCGAGGGCTTTGCCAGGGCCATGGAAGCCCAGAGGGAACGGGCGCGGGCGGCCCGGGAAGAAGATAAGGGCTATGAGCTGGAAATAACCCTGGGCAGCATCTTGGGAGATGTGAAGCCCACCGTTTTCACCGGATATACTTCCTGGGAAGAGGAAGGGGTGACCCTGGCCCTCCTCGGAGAAGGGGAGCGCGTACAGGCCCTGGAAGCCGGGGAAAAAGGATGGGCGGTCTTCGACCGCACCCCGTGCTACCCGGAAGGGGGCGGGCAGGTTGGTGACCGGGGCGAGGTATCCTGGAGCGGTGGACGGGCCGCGGTCCTGGACACCCGCCGTCTCCCAGCCGGGAAGATTCTGCATGAATTAGAGATTAAGTCGGGCACCCTGCGGCCGGGAGCCCGGGTACGCATAGCGGTGGATGTAGAGAGAAGAAGGGCTACAGCCCGCAACCATACCGCCACCCACCTGTTGCACCGGGCCCTGAAGGAAGTGCTGGGCGAGCACGCCAATCAGGCCGGCTCCCTGGTGGCCCCCGACCGCCTGCGCTTTGACTTTACCCATTTTGCCCCCCTGACGGAGGAAGAACTGAAGGCGGTAGAAGCCAGGGTGAACGAGAAGATCCTGGCCAACCTGGCCGTGGATACCCTGGAGACGTCCCTCCAGGAAGCCAAGGCCATGGGCGCCATAGCCCTGTTTGGTGAAAAATACGGTGAACGGGTACGGGTAGTAAAAATCGGCGAGTACAGCCTGGAGCTGTGCGGCGGTACCCACGTCCGCAATACCGCTGAGTTGGGTATTTTCCGCTTAACGGGGGAAAGCGGCATAGGTTCCGGCCTCAGGCGGCTGGAGGCGGTCACCGGTTCGGCAGCCTTGGAATTCTTGGCGGCAGAGCGGGCCGAATTGGAAAGGGCGGCCGCCCTTTTAAAGGTCCCGGTTAACAACGTCTCCCGGCGGGTTGAAGCCCTGCTAACCCAGGTAAAGGGCCTGGAAAGGGAACTGGCCTCCCTGCGGAGCCGGCTGGCGTCCTACGAAGTTGATAGGTTGCTGGCCGAGGTTAAAGAGGTAAACGGTGTGCGTGTGTTACCCGCCCGGGTGCAGGTGACGGAAGCCGAAGCCTTGCGCGAAATGGCAGACCTGGTAAGGGCGAAGATGGGGTCGGGTGTTGTCATCCTCGGCTCCGCCAGCAACGGCAGGGTGAATTTCGTGGCCATGGCCAGTAAAGATGTCGTGGCCCGGGGTGTCCATGCCGGGAATTTGTTGCGGGAAGTGGCCCGGGTCGCCGCTGGGGGCGGAGGCGGCCGGCCGGATATGGCCCAGGCGGGAGGAAAGGATCCGAGCAAACTGGAGGAGGCGCTGTTTTACAGCCTGCGAGTAGTGGCCCAGCAAGTGGCCTCGGCCGGGTCCGAAAGGAGTTAGTGATATGCAGGAAACCATGATGTTTAAAATGGAAAAAGAGGAAAAAATAAGAGTAAGGGATGTGTTAAGGGAAGTTAAGGCGGCCCTCGAGGAAAGGGGATATAACCCCATTAATCAGCTGGTCGGGTATCTTTTATCTGGCGACCCTGCTTACATTACCAGCCATAGGGGCGCCCGTAATTTGATTCGCAGGGTTGAGCGGGATGAAATCTTGGAGGAATTGCTCAATCATTATTTAAAGGAGGAATAGCCCCTTGGCTCTCTCCGACGTGGAGCTCACGGTGAACTTGTATGCGGAGGGGGAAAAGTTCTTCGACCTCCTTAAGGCTGCCATCCGTGATTGGCGGAGCTCCCCATGGGGGCATGAACGGGAACGGGCCGGCTATGCCCTGGAGCTGTACCGGCGGGGATTGGACGTCTTGCGGGCCCATTTAGAAGAGGCGCGCGCCAGGGCCGAAGTGGGTTACTTTACCGCGGAGGACGAAAGGCTTCTTTCGCGGGCGGAAGGGCGCCTCCTGTACTGGGAAAAAAAATTGGCGGAATTGACGGAGGGAGTCGTCGAAAAGTAGGGAACAGGA
Coding sequences:
- a CDS encoding RsbRD N-terminal domain-containing protein produces the protein MNLHSILTGKRDAILNKWYERVLQTYPAETARFLKEEKDRFANPVGHAIYEGLEGLYGELLRGLQAERVYPWLDKILRIRAVQDFAPSQAVAFAFLLKQVVREEMAAELGEGELPWRELLEFESRVDELAALAFDGYMKCREELFAIRVKEIKNRTSRLLQRANLGVNLFE
- the dsrK gene encoding sulfate reduction electron transfer complex DsrMKJOP subunit DsrK translates to MASLPEPEELVRINYNPPRRGWMDSPVEFKRGTWLYAAKPRHLEALGLPNPREWSPEEEDWKLPPNWREIVLEGFKERLEKFRSLKLFMDICSRCGACADKCHFFIGTGDPRNMPVLRAELLRSVYRRYFTWSGRMTGKLVGARDLTEGVIKEWFYYFYQCTECRRCSLFCPFGIDTAEITMIGRELLGLLGIYPDWIIAPVANCYRVGNHVGIEPHAFRDMVDFCVDEIENVTGIRVEPTFNRKGAEILFIAPSGDVFADPGIYTFMGYLMLFHEIGLDYTLSTYASEGGNFGLFTSHEVMKRLNAKMYDEARRLGVKWILGGECGHMWRVIHQYMDTMNGPADFLEEPVSPITGTRFENARSTKMVHICEFTADLIRHGKIQLDPSRNDGFKVTFHDSCNPARAMGFFEEPRYILRKVCNHFYEMPENTIREQTFCCGSGGGLNADENMEMRMRGGFPRANAVSYVREKHGVNLLACICAIDRAVLPALMDYWVPGVGVAGVHELVGNALVMKGEAERTTTLRGEPLKGSAEDENT
- the dsrJ gene encoding sulfate reduction electron transfer complex DsrMKJOP subunit DsrJ codes for the protein MKIPDIRYIVTGAVVFLVVMTFPFWYNIGKAASAPEVSLDTPRIRQMAEPQCVEPASYMRANHMRLLEEWRERVVRQGERIYVAGDGKEYLMSLQNTCLDCHSNYDEFCARCHDYAGVAPDCWTCHLDFPRESK
- the dsrO gene encoding sulfate reduction electron transfer complex DsrMKJOP subunit DsrO, with the translated sequence MRTGRRSFLKIGAVGGLGLVLLPAVKGFAGSGEPRDSARAGSTAGRKWAMVVDMQKCWERGKGCRDCILACHRTHNVPEIPDPEEEVKWVWTERFEHAFPEQAHEYLAEHLRDNPFLVLCNHCENPPCVRVCPTKATFKRDDGLVMMDYHRCLGCRYCMAACPYGARSFNFRDPRPYLRELNPAFPTREKGVVEKCNFCAERLEEGLLPACVEGCPAKALVFGDLDDPGSEVRRILAGSYTIVRKPELGTRPKVYYVINPGAGNSGGR
- the dsrP gene encoding sulfate reduction electron transfer complex DsrMKJOP subunit DsrP — its product is MLAKALTGSNRYWGWIALLLVVMGVGFLCYFWQLREGLTVTGMSRDVSWGLYIGQFTFLVGVAASAVMLVLPYYLHNVKEFGRITVLGEFLAVAAIIMCLLFVIVDLGKPMRLLNMILYPTPNSLLFWDMVVLNGYLLLNIIIGWHVLEAEYKAVPPPGWLKPLIYLSIPWAVSIHTVTAFLYAGLPGRHYWLTALMAARFLASAFASGPALLILLCYILKKYAGFDPGRAAVQKLAGIVTYAMIVTVFFVGLEFFTAFYSQVPGHGVQSLRYLYTGLEGHGGMVPFMWVFVLLSALALVLLINPATRAREKTLLVACAAVFGALWIEKGLGLVIAGFIPNPFERVSEYVPTLPEVLIALGVWATGLLVLTVLYRIVVAVKKETALGNEG
- the dsrM gene encoding sulfate reduction electron transfer complex DsrMKJOP subunit DsrM encodes the protein MGVAFSLGVVAVLILAITLAVKVLGLQFLVGAVLPYVAAAVFLGGMAYRLLGWGRSPVPFRIPTTGGQQRSLPWIKPSSLDNPSSTAGVIGRMALEILLFRSLFRNTKAELHEGPHLAYHWEKWLWVGALVFHWSMLLVVIRHLRFFTDPVPSFVYWVDGIDGFLRVGLRALYLTDITFLLGATYLLLRRFFIPQVRYISLPGDYVPLLLLLGIGISGVIMRYFVGVDVAAVKELAMGVLTFRPRIPEGIGVLFYVHWGLACALLAYFPFSKLVHMGGIFLMPTRNLPNDSRARRHVNPWNYPVKVHTYKEYEEEFREKMKLAGIPVEKE
- a CDS encoding M48 family metallopeptidase; translated protein: MVKAQFVWGILLGAVLILSALYLLFLFLPAPVPALVGQYFSPAELERARRYQQTVRLLGLAAYLTKAGLLWWLWWSGQGASMARLVLKWSGHRYCLALALFFGGIWLLLRLAELPFTFSSGFVVQHRWGFSTQGLLSWWLDYLKGSGLDLLFSGIGTLLLFWSTARWPTGWWAAAGLFLAAWMVIETMLWPVFVAPLFNRFEPVADGPIKDMVVRLAGRAGMEVEEVLVMDASRRTTKANAYFAGLGGTKRIVLYDTLLKNYPPEEIEAVVAHEIAHWARGHIVRSLVWGIAGGFALFGALYAVLRISAPGEALRGGPYAPHILIIIWLFFHLLSFLALPVQNSLSRQLEREADRVALELTGNIPAMVQLHVDLARCNLQDVAPAPFVEWLTYSHPAPWRRIEAALKAW
- a CDS encoding ISL3 family transposase translates to MHKINTFTLEGQENFGKILQTILEAPRDQGDIVLRVTIDPPAVCPACNEGKLHRHGFLKGREKKPKERKVRHAFLYGRWVILSWVPVRYKCYRCKKTYTLRPPGTNAWARFTKLGVQIVVYYAQRMSFTGAAQILNLTPGRVIRIVDKYIQPGLRGDDTQGPVVLTLDELSFSGKDFVCVVGRLAPDKRPLSILEDVRTATIRAYLEGLKEAGVKVEAVVIDMKDSWRKLIKTVFPSAKIIVDPFHVIQDANRRLNEARKVEQEASKENIPRLPLIKAKERLTPRQRETLEKIRNKYPSLYELYQLKEDLRQILKMDRVEEAQAALSRWLINAECAEDAEGRVWARTIKSWRSEILNLVTYTQQGRRYTNGYIEGKNTLIKMLKRLSFGFGNRTHFIKKMFLGCCPQNLIPQLLT